The genomic region GATCGCCGAGGACACCCTCGGCAACGGGCGACGCTGGAACGAGATCCAGACCCTCAACGCCGGCCGCACCATGAACGGCGGGCACCGCTTCACCGAAACCACCGACACCCTCACGCCCGGCTGGCAGCTCCTCCTCCCCGCCGACGCCAACGCGACCGACGAGCTGGCGGCGATCGAAGAGGCCACCACCGAGGTGACCGTCGAGGTGGGGGATGCCTTCTGGAGCATCGCACAAACCGCACTGGCCGACGCCTGGGGACGACCGCCGTCCACGGATGAGATCACCCACTACTGGCACGAGCTGGTCGACACCAACCGGGACCGGCTCGCACCCCCATACGACCCGGACCTCATCTACCCGGGACAGGTCTTCGCACTCCCACCCGTCGCCTCCGACCCCCGCACTGAAACTACCGTGCCACCTCCAGCCGAAAGTACTACGAAGGTCACCGTCGCAGGGGGCGACACCTTCTGGAGCATTGCTGAGAGCTCCCTCACGAACGGGCTCGACAGAACGCCGACGACCGCCGAAGTCGCCGAATACTGGCGCGAGCTGGTTGACGCCAACCGGGAGCGGCTCGCACCCCCCTATGACCCGGACCTCATCTACCCGGGACAGGTCTTCGAACTGCCCGCCATTCCCGGCAAACCGGTTCCCGCAGCCGAGCCCGACACCGTTCTGGCCGAACCGAGCGTCGATGTGCCACCACCGTCCACCTCGACACCGGACCCCACACCGCCAGATGCGACGCCGCCAACCACCGTGCCTGCCCCGGCAACGACAACACCGACGGTGCCGCCCGTGGAAGACACCACGCCGCCGCGCCCGATCCAGGCCGACGACATCGAACCGGCCGATAACGAGACGGCTGATGACACCGCCGACGCCGGGCGGTTCGGGGATCTATTCCCAATCGCCGCCCGGCTGGCCGGCCTCGGCATCCTCGGTGTCGGTGTCGTCGCCCTGCTGCGCCGCCTCCGAGCCGGTCAGCTGCGACACCGCCAACCCGGGACCACACCCACACCGCCACCCGCAGAGGCACGCGAGACAGAGGCGACGATACGAGCCGCAGCTGCCCCGACGGCCACCGAGTTCGTCGACATCGCCGTGCGAGCCATGATCCACGACGTCACCGCTGCCCACCAACAGCCACCGCATGTCGTCGGTGTCCACCTCACCCCACACACCCTCCAGCTCCTCCTATGGACCCCGCACACCAACCCGCCACCCGGATGGACTATCGACGACGACGGCCGCACCTGGACACTCCCGGCCTCCACCGACCCTGAGCTACTCCGACGCAAAGCAGCCAGGGTCCCCGCCCCCTACCCGACACTCGTCACGGTCGGGCACACCGACGACACCCACCTCCTCCTCGACCTCGAATTCGCAGGAGCAACCCGCATCGCCGGCGACCCGGACGATCTCCTCGACACGTGCGCCACAATCGCCACCGAGCTCGCCACCACACCCCTCGCCGACGGCATCCAAATCATGTGCGTCGGATTCGGAGACGGCCTCGAACAGCTCGAACGGATCACCGTCGCCGACAGCCTCACCGACGTCCTTCCGATCCTCGAAGCCAAAACAGCCGCAGTCGAGGTGACCGCGACCACACCGCTCGATGGTCGGCTCTCGCCAATCAACGACGGCACCTGGGACCCGATCATCGTCCTCGACCCCGCGCAAGAGGCACCCGACGGAGCCGAACGTCTCCTCGCCATGGCCCAGGCAGGTCGGGGAGTGGCCGCCCTCGTCGGCTACCCAACCGGCGACCGCTGGCAACTCCAAATCAATGACAACTCGGTTCGCATAGAACCGCTCGGCCAGACCTTCGACCGACGCAACCTCACCGCCGACGAGCAGACAGCGCTGGCGGACCTCGTCACCGCAGCCAAAGACACCGACGGCATACCAGCTGAGTTGGTCGACGACCCGCTGGCAGACACCGCAATAGCCGACGACCCGATCGAGGAAGCCGACGAACCCGTCGAACAGACCCTATTCCACGCCGATTCACCCGCCGTCGAAGGCGAGCTGCGCGAGTTGCCCGAGATGAAGCTGCTCGGGACCCTCCGAGTCGAAGGCAGCGACCGCCCGTTCCCGCTCCGCAAATGCACCGAACTCGTCGCCTACCTCACCTTCCACCGCTCCGGCGTGGAACCCGACACCCTGATGGAAGCCCTCTGGCCAGAACAGCCACCCGACAACGAACGACTCAACCGGCACACGTCCCGAACCCGAACCACCCTCGGCACCGGTCCCGACGGTGAGCCCTACGTGCCCTACATCACCGACGGGCGGTACCGGATCAGCAAGCACCTGCGCAGCGACCTCGAACACTTCACCAACCACATCCGCCAGGCCGACAAGGAAACCGGGGACGAACGAGCAGGTCGTCTCCACGCCGCCCTGGAACTCGTCGAAGGCGCACCGTTCTCAGGTGCTGGCAACGCCTACACCTGGGCCCACATCGACGGCATCATCACCCACAGCATCGTCGCCATCGACAACGCCGCCCACCGCCTCGCCGAACACGCCCTCGACAACGACGACCCAGACGAAGCCAGATGGGCCGCACGCAAAGGCCTCCTCGCCACCGGCGCCTGCGAAGCCTGCTACCGCAACCTAATGCGAGCCGCCGCCGCCGAAGGCAACCAAGTCGCCTTCGAAGCCACCTACAAGGAACTACTCGCCGTCCTCGACGCCGACGACGGCCCCGACGCATCTGCCTACCTCGACCCCGAAACCATCGACCTCTACGAACAAGAAAGGCGCAGGGGGCGACGCCAGGCCGGTTGAGCGACATTCCAGGCATGAAGAGACGCGCACGAACGACCAATGGATCGGTTCGCCCGGAGTGTGCGAGTCGGCATCCGTCTGCGGCCATGACATCAGGACACGTCGCCACAAGGAGAGGCATTGATTAGCGCATCCGACGACGACGTCCGGCTCATCTCGGCCGGTCAGGCAGCGGAGCTCCTGCTCATCAGCTACCCGATGATGCTACGCATCATCAGTGACGGGACACTCCCAGCCGAATGCATTATCGCACGACGCCCATACCAGATATCTCAGGACAAGCTGCTCAACTGGTTACGGAAACACCCCATACCCAACGACTGACATGACACGTCAGAGACGTCCCGGATACAGCGACTGATTCCGGCCGTGGGACGTAGCGGAGTTCAACTGCGAGCGTTGGCGGCAGGGTTGGTGGTCGCGGCGTCGAGTCGGCGATGGAGCATCGAAGCCAGGGTCAGCATGTCGAGCGCCTCGGCCTGGTCGGTGGCCCAGAGCACCTTCGGGGCGTGTGCCGTCGGGTTTCGAAAGGTGCCGAAGAGGCCCTTGAGGAGAGTTGCCAGGCCGTTCTGTTCTGATCGCTCCCAGGCCGTGGACAGACTGTTGAATGCGAGGATCGGACCAGACGCGAGGGAGCAGGTGGCATCGACGAGGGGGGCGCCATCGCCAGCGTGACCGGTCAGATCCCGGAGCTTTTGGGCGACGCTCTTGCACGCCTCCAGGACGGCGTGAAAGTAGTTCCTCTGCAGGAGCTCGGCGCGGCAGAAACGGAGCACATCGGGGTGCACGCCGCGACGGGAAAGCTCAGTACGGAGGGCGTCAGCTCGCTCCTGGGCTTCGGCGAGGGTACGGGCGGCCCGCACCCGACCCACCTTGCCATCCTCTCGCACCATGTACCCCGACAATACGAGGCGCTCGTTGACCGCTGTCCGGTGTGCCTCGAAGTCCTCGGGCGAATCGAAGCGAACCGGCTGCATCACATCCCCAATGAGTCGTAGCAGTGGCCGTCCGTCCCTCTGTCGGTTCTGTGCCTCAGCGACGGCGTTGAAGAGACGCTTCCATTTGGTGTTGCGCTCCTCCCCTGGCGGCTCGGAGACCTTGAGCCGAGCTATAAGGTTAGGAATCTGACCCCCGGTCACAGCCTGGCCGAGCGTGCGGGTGATCATTTCCACGGTCTCAGCGGTGAACGCCACCGGCGGTTGGTTCGTCTCCATGGCGACCATTATCGACTGGCTGGTGCTCTGGATGATGGCAATGTCCCTACGACTCTGTCCATCATCGCTGACTGCGGACTACCGCGCCTGACCACGGGGTCGCGTAATTTGCCAGTGAAGACGTTTGTCGCGCTTCGTATCGGGCTGACGTGGTCGTCGGGTATCGTCCGAAGGCAAGGCAAGGTAACGTCCGGGGGGCGGGGTGATGACCGATCAGGACCGGCCAGCGAACCATCCGGTGTTTGACCATCCGTGGCTGAGTGAGTCGCTCGATGAGGCTCACTACTTCCTTCATGAGTGTGTCGAGCACTACCACGACGCGGAGCTGGTTCGATTCAATCTGAACGCTGCTATTCAGGCCCTCCGCAACGTCACATTTCGCATCCAGGCGCACAAAGACGAGATCCCTTCTTTCGATGATTGGTACGAGCCGTGGCAGAGATGCCTGGGCGCTGACAGCTCGCTCAGGTGGGTGAAGGACGCACGCACAACCGTCGTTCACAAGAAGGGCCTTGAGACGGCAAGCCGTGCGAGTGTCGAACTCATCTACTCGTACGAGCAATCGCCGATACAAGAGTTTGATCTACCTGCATCATTGCCCACGCACGTGCTCGTCACGCGGGCGCTTGAGTCGGTACCGGAGGCTCTCGCCAAAAACTCGCTCGTCGAGGTCAAGCGCCGATGGATATCCGGATTGTTTCCCGATGCGAACGTCCTCGATGTCGCCGGGCGAGCCCTGTCGGTGCTAGGAGCAATGGCGTTCGACCTGAGCCGGTACCTGTCCGAGGGTGGACTAGTGGACGTCGCTAGCTTGGCTGATGGTGCCGCGCTGCCAGATTGCCTCGAGAACATCGAGGAATCGACGGCGATTCGTGTCACCCCCGGAAGCGGCGAGTATTACGAGCTTGTCTCTCAAGGAACGATGCGGCCGACCGAGGACGAACTCGAGGAAGCCGAATCGCGTTATGGGGTCGAAGCGTTGCTGGAGGCGATCGACCCGAAGAGGGTTCACGACCCGTTCTACTTCGTAGAGGCATTTGTCCTGCCGCAAGCGAGGGCCATCATTGCCCTGGACGGCCACCATGTAACGGTCGTCTTCCTCCGGATCAGGGGAGCCTGGGTACCTCAGGAGTTCCGGTCCGAGAATCGACTGGAGAAATACCTGATGTGGCGGTCTATTGCCAAGACCGTGGCGAAGACGAAAGCCGATGGGGTGATACTTGTCGCTGAGGCTTGGTTCGCTCATGCAGATGCATTCAACGGCGAGCTATACCCCGACATCGCCAATGCGGAGGGTCGGATCGAGGGGCTCCACATCTACGCCGAATCCGAGGATGGACCACATCGCTCGTGGGTCCTTTTCTTCCGACACGTCAACGGTCGCACTGTGGTGGATGAACCAATCATCGATGACGTAGCAGGCATGTTTCTTGAACCCGTCCGGGAGGTGTGGAGGTCGACCTCCGCAGACTGCTAAGCCGATGCGTCACCTCTGAGGCAGTGAACGAGCGACCAACGGATACGGTCGAGCGGCACAGAAGCGATACCCAAACATCAGATGAAGAGATATCCACCAGGTCGCTCCCCTTTCAGAATTGTCCTTGTGATGGTGCTCGATTCTGCCGACGACAGTGTGTGAGCTCGTGCCCTAAATATCCAGCCGGTCAGACCATTGAGAGCCGCTGAGCGACGTCGCCGGGGGTGGGTCTCCAAGTCAGATATTGCTCGCTACGAGCGGTGCGCGTATGGCTGGTGGGCGTACGAGAACGGCCTGATGGTGCACTCGCCGCTTGCGTTGGCACTCCTGGACAGAGGTAACAGGCTAGATCGGCAAGTAGCCGAGGATTCCGATCCAGCCGCACAGCAGCTCTCCTCGTTGGCTGGCGGCGGCCCGGTTACCGTCGGCAGCGCGAAGCTCCGAGACCGGAAGCGGAAGATCTACGGTATCCCCGACGGGTCCGTTGCTCTGCCCGATGGAACGATCGCTGGTCTGGAGGTGAAGTCCCATGGGCAGCCCCGGCGCAGCGACGACCTCGAACTGGCCTTCTACAACATGCTGTTGTCGGGACACCACGGCACCCCGATCGCTCAATGCGGATTCCTTGTGACCGTCGCCTTGGACGGCTCGCAGCGTTGTCACCTCCGCCAACTGACTCAGGCGCATTTCGAGCGTGTCGACGAACTGATCGGAATGGTGAGAGCGGGTCGACGTAACCCACCGTCTGATCGCTACTGCGGGTGCGCGACCTGCAAGGCGCGTTTGACGGACAAACAGGAGCGGAGCCGCCTCGAGCGAGAGGAGCTAACCATGCTGTGGAACCTCGGCCCGGCCAAAGCAGATGGTCTGGCCAAGGTCGGCATCACCACGATCACACAGCTAGCTGAGGCTGACCCGAACACCCTCCTGGGTGAGCTGACTGATGCCGGGATCCGCCACAGCATGGAAGACCTCCGTGGGTGGCAGGCCCACATAGCCGCCTACCGGACCCAAGCGCCGGTGGTCTTCAACCGGCTTGAAGTCCCGGAGCCCCCCTACTACCTCCTCGACACCGAGTACGACACCACCAACCCGACGTCAAACCCAATCTTTCTGCTGGCGATCGGCACAGTGCCGCCCTCGGGAGATCTCGAGAAGCCACGGACGTGGTGGGCCCCAACACCCGAACTTGAACACCAAGCGCTTGTCAACCTCAGAGAGGTCATCGACGACAACCCCGACTGGCCGATCGTCACCTACCATGGCAGCAACGCCGACCTCCCGAGGCTACGTGAAGCTCAGCATCGGTTCGGCATCGTCGACATCACCGAACAGATCACCGTCCGTCATGTCGACATGTTCCTAGCGGTCAAGGCGGCGCTCCGCCTCCCCACCGCTCAGCTCAGCCTAAAGGCTGTCGAACCCTTTGCCGGCATCGAAAGGGAAGGTAGCCTCGCCGACGCCGAATCAGCCCTCGCTGCCTACAAACGAATCAGACGCCGACCAGACCAAGGAGCAATCGCCGCGCTGGTGACATACGCTGCGGAAGACATTGTCGGGCTTGCAGAGGTCCTAACTTACCTACGCGAGATCTCAGGATCTGTGTGCTCGCCGTAACGTGATGGCTGACACCCCGGCGCAGCCAGGTTCACCCCTATCGGGGAGTGACGAGGATCGGTGCGAGATCCTGAACGGCGGACGCTCTCGAAGCGGCAAGCAAATGGTGCCATCGATCCGGTCAATGCTCTACGCCCGCCTGATGGCCATGCGGTGGGGTGCACCTTCCGGCATCGTGCACCCTCGCCGTGGTGGCACCGCCGTCGACGATGTGTCAGACCGGACCGGCGCAATGTCGCCATGAGCTGCATGCACGTGATCCGATCACCCAGGCGATACTCGACGATCGTGCCGTTTCGTCCTGCGAGGGGTGGGGTAGGGGAGGACACCCCCTGCCCTCGGGCTTAGGTTGCGAAGGTCAACAACGGAATCGGAGCTGGAGCGGCCGCCGCCGGATCTCCACGCTGGAGTGGACCGCAATCCCCCTTCACACTGTGATCTCCGGGTAACCCGTCCGGAAAGGACGCCGTAGCCTCACCCGACCTGATCGACGGCGGGGTGTGGAACACTATCGACGTGGAAGAGCAGACAATTCTCCCGTGCGTGTTTGTTCCGAGCTGTCAAACCCCGGTGCTCGTGTGTCCTGGTGACCCGCGGTGCGCCGACGCGACTGCTTGTACGCATGTGGTGCGGGGCTGCTTCGCCCGCCGCAGGGATCCGAACGAGCTCGTAGTGGAGCCAGGTGCGATCCGCCTCGTACGTCTCTACGAGTGTCGTTCTGATCTCGGTCAGCGGCGTCGGGCCGTATGGAGCCCGCACGGCTATCCAAACATTGAAGTCGTTCTTGAGACAGGTCCGATGCAGTTACAGATGGAGGCCGCGCTCAGACGGACGGTTCACAGCTACGGGCTCGGAACGATGCATGAGTTCCTTTCGAGCACGAGCGTCGCTGACTCTCCCGAGATCACTGCCAGCATCGAGAGTCGTGCATCCGAGGTGATATCTCACGTGTCCCTCAGCATCGAACTCACGCTCAGAGACGAAGCAGTGGCAATGCAGAGAATCCTGTGGTGCGCAGACCACCTCAAACACATCTACGGATCGCTCCTCGACGCGGCCGCTGCGATGGCCGCCGCTCATATTCCTGAGCCGTTCGTCTCGAATGGGATGAAGGAACAGCTCTTCCTGCGACACAGCGAGGATGACAAGTGGATCTGCACACTGACAGAACGGGCACCGTCCCTGACGCTTTCATCTCGGTCGTCCACCATCGAGGCGGACATGACGCTCCTTGAGGCCGCACTTGCCTGCCTACACATCGAGCTACCGATCCTTCACCGATCGACATCAGAACTCACAAGTGGCGACACCAAGGACCAGAAACGGCTCGAGCAATCACGAACCTATCGACGCTTCGCCCTTGTCGCCTACCACTCAAGCCTGCAAGAACGGGCTCCTTGGTGGCGGCTTCTCACGGCCTACGTTGCCGTCGAGAACCTAGCACGGTCCGCAACGATTGAGTTGGGGCGAGACGGCTTCGAAGCAAACATTGTCCAAGCCTTGAAGGCTGTCGAGGAACGATCGGGTTACGCCCGCAAGCCGGACCATGACAACTGGGTATGCCGAGAGAGCCTACCGGTCGACGTCCAAGTGGCGCTGGCACTACATGTGGCCGGGATCGACGATGTAGGCGAACGAATCGCAGCGCAGTGCGCCGTCACTCGAGCTCGCAACTCAATCGCTCACAGGTTCGAGCGCGATACGGCTGAGATCGCGGCAGCTGCAGTTGAGATCGCGGCCCTTCTGATTCGCATCGGCTCTGCAGCGGGCTCGTAGAGCGGCGGTCGTTGGCTCAACGACAGCTGACGAACCCGCACGGCGGCGACCCTCTGGCTCGCGTTTCGTACGCGACCGGCAGCCAAAGGCGGTGTTTCGGAGGGCATCACGCACGCCGCTCGCCGAATCCGGTTGCGTGGTCCATGTCACACGCACGCAACGATCGCCCTTCGCTCCGGCGTCCCGGTTCAGCGAATCCACGCCACAACTTGCAGGGTGGTCGGTTGTTCCCTCTCTATCCGAACCCCGCACCCTGCCGCGCTCTGACCAGAGCGTCACGAATGAGCTGGCGGTGGTCCGGGCGACTGTTGAGGTTCACGGGGGAGGGGTGGGGTGCTTCGATTGAGGGCACGTCGAGCTTCAACCGAGCCCATCCCTTGGAGGCCTTCCTCCCGAGTAGCAGCACGACTCGGAGATCCGGGAGAAGACGAGTCACCAGCTCTTCAACATAGGGTCTCGCCTCATCCAGATCTCCAACCCTGACTCCTCTGATCCTGTGGTCGTCACCGACATACCACGGAACCACATTCCAAGTCGCAACCTCAGACCGGCGGTCAACGCCGGCTTCACGAAGCAGCCACCACATGTTCTCCGCTGTGGCGTCGTTGTTGTCAGGAGAGACGAAGCCCGACCCACCGCGCTCCCGAGTTGCTCTTGGTCCGGGTGCTTCTAGCAGCAGCAAGACCCGCGCCTCGACCCCAGCTTCTGTCGGATCGAAGTCAGGAACCCTGTCCGTGCCTCGCTCGCCACGTATCTGTTCAACGTGAGCAACCAATGGCACCATGCGCGGCGCCATCATCAGGTTTCGTTTTCTGTGGAGTTCCCCAGAATCGCGATTCGTCCTCGAGGAGTCGGTGCGCGGCCCTTGCATCTCCTCACAGAGCGTAACCGGCGGCCTACTCGATTGCTCGCCGAGGACCGACTCCACGTCAGTGGCCAACTCAAGGGGGTCCCGGAGCCTAACCACCTCGCCCCCGCTCGGTCTCTTCTCCACCTGTCGAGACCCGGCACGCGTCGTCGAAGAGGTCGGCGGCAGCCTCATCAGCCCGTCGACGAGGTAGTCGTTAGCGTCGAAAGCGATCATGGTCTGAGCCTGGCCAGGCCCCGCAGAGGGGGGATCGGGTCGAGCCGGTTGGTTCGGGCGTAGTCGCGGAACCACTCCTGTCGTTGCTGGCACTGATACACGGTGTCCAACAGGTCGGGTGTGGACCGGCTGACTTGTTCGTCGGCGAAGGTCAGGAAGTCGGGGATGGGAACAGCCTCGCGAGGTGGCTCGGTGAGGAAGAAGAATCCGACAGGGGTGTGTGTGGCCTTGGCGTACTTCTCTAGCTGCTTGAGGGTCGATGCCACCTCCCCGCCTTCCCATGCCGCAAGGCGGGGAACCGTCCAGCCAGATCGTCGAAATCGGCTCCGGCGACCGCTGGCAGCGGTGCCAGGTTCCGAGCGCGGCTGACGTCACCCAATGCCGATCTCGCGGACCGGGTGGCGGCATCGAGCCGACCGGGCCTGTGCGAGTGCCATTTCGATGATTGCCGGATCTCGGCCGGTGGTGCGGGCGAGGTGTTCGGTGGCTTGAGCCCGGTCGCGGGGCTCGGTGACACGTGCGATTACCGATGATGCCTGTCGGATCGCCCGAGCGGTTGCCTCTGGCTCCTTGAGGTTGTGAGCCCCGACGATCTGTTCGATGAGGTGGTGCTCTATTGGGATGGCGCCGGCGAGGGCCTGCTGGAACGACCGCGTATTGTCGATGAGGAGGTCGGCGGGATCACGCTCCGGGGGCAGCCGGACGACCGACATGCGCAGTTGGCGGCCGGCGAGATCGAGTTCGGCCACGCGCTCCACAGCACGCAGTCCGGCGTTATCGCCGTCGAACGCAAGCGTTACCTTGCCGGCGATTTGCCCGAGCTGGTGGAGGTGCTCTGAGGTGAGGGCGGTGCCGGCTGTGGCGATGGCGTTGGTGAATCCGGCTTGATGAGCGGCGATGACATCGAGGTAGCCCTCTACCACGATGGCGTTGCCGATCTCTCGGATGGGTTCTTGGGCGAGGTGAAGGCCGTAGAGGAGCGACCGCTTCCGGTAGAGCTCGGTCTCGGGGGTGTTGAGATACTTGGGCCCTTCGCCTTCGAGGAGGCGGCCGGCGAAACCTCGAGGTCGTCCGCTGGGGTCGAAGACGGGGAAGACGACCCGGTTGCGCATCCGGTCGTAGAGGCGTCCAGTCCGAGCCCGGCCGGCGACACCAGCTTCGATGAGGATGTCCTCGCTGAACCCTTGATCGAGGAGAGCGGTGGTCAAGGCCCGCCAGGAGTCAGGAGCCCATCCCAGATGCCACACCGACGTCGCTTCCTCCCCGATGCCGCGGGAATGCAGGAACCTGAGAGCCCGCTCTCTGCTGTCGTTTTCGAGTTGGTGGCGGTAGAACGTCACCGCAGCTTCGAGGACCTCCATGAGCTCGGAACTTGGCGGTAGCTCCACGGCAGGAGAAGGCTGCGTCTGGACCAGCGACTCGTTCGATGCCGGGTCGAGCTGAAGTTCGCGGTGGTGTTCGATCTCGGTGAAAACGGTGCGGGCGCAGCCGATGACCCGATTGGCGGTAGCTGTGACCTTGGTGACGTCGCCTCCACTCCACGATGCCACGTAGGGCAGGCTGTAGCCGGCGCTGTCGATTCCGAGGGCTGCGCAGACCACATAGGCGACGGATTCCGCTTCCACTTCGACGATGCCACGACACGCCGGCCGGTCTCCTGACTCTGGTTCGTGCAGCCGCACGT from Acidimicrobiia bacterium harbors:
- a CDS encoding uracil-DNA glycosylase; its protein translation is MMAPRMVPLVAHVEQIRGERGTDRVPDFDPTEAGVEARVLLLLEAPGPRATRERGGSGFVSPDNNDATAENMWWLLREAGVDRRSEVATWNVVPWYVGDDHRIRGVRVGDLDEARPYVEELVTRLLPDLRVVLLLGRKASKGWARLKLDVPSIEAPHPSPVNLNSRPDHRQLIRDALVRARQGAGFG
- a CDS encoding toprim domain-containing protein — translated: MESTRTTDRSDVVDYLHDQLRDSLAELVTSDDWQRALAVAARFHDYSFSNTRLIWAQSLARGFTPRRVAGYRAWQGLGRQVRKGEKGLQILAPVVRKVAAEDGEEKEEERRVVGYRVVHVFDIAQTDGEPLPEVTAALVDGELPADWNHVTNLITEAGFGFQVADDQRLGEANGITDWRHRDVVVRASLPGAQRFKTAVHELAHVRLHEPESGDRPACRGIVEVEAESVAYVVCAALGIDSAGYSLPYVASWSGGDVTKVTATANRVIGCARTVFTEIEHHRELQLDPASNESLVQTQPSPAVELPPSSELMEVLEAAVTFYRHQLENDSRERALRFLHSRGIGEEATSVWHLGWAPDSWRALTTALLDQGFSEDILIEAGVAGRARTGRLYDRMRNRVVFPVFDPSGRPRGFAGRLLEGEGPKYLNTPETELYRKRSLLYGLHLAQEPIREIGNAIVVEGYLDVIAAHQAGFTNAIATAGTALTSEHLHQLGQIAGKVTLAFDGDNAGLRAVERVAELDLAGRQLRMSVVRLPPERDPADLLIDNTRSFQQALAGAIPIEHHLIEQIVGAHNLKEPEATARAIRQASSVIARVTEPRDRAQATEHLARTTGRDPAIIEMALAQARSARCRHPVREIGIG
- a CDS encoding LysM peptidoglycan-binding domain-containing protein, translated to IAEDTLGNGRRWNEIQTLNAGRTMNGGHRFTETTDTLTPGWQLLLPADANATDELAAIEEATTEVTVEVGDAFWSIAQTALADAWGRPPSTDEITHYWHELVDTNRDRLAPPYDPDLIYPGQVFALPPVASDPRTETTVPPPAESTTKVTVAGGDTFWSIAESSLTNGLDRTPTTAEVAEYWRELVDANRERLAPPYDPDLIYPGQVFELPAIPGKPVPAAEPDTVLAEPSVDVPPPSTSTPDPTPPDATPPTTVPAPATTTPTVPPVEDTTPPRPIQADDIEPADNETADDTADAGRFGDLFPIAARLAGLGILGVGVVALLRRLRAGQLRHRQPGTTPTPPPAEARETEATIRAAAAPTATEFVDIAVRAMIHDVTAAHQQPPHVVGVHLTPHTLQLLLWTPHTNPPPGWTIDDDGRTWTLPASTDPELLRRKAARVPAPYPTLVTVGHTDDTHLLLDLEFAGATRIAGDPDDLLDTCATIATELATTPLADGIQIMCVGFGDGLEQLERITVADSLTDVLPILEAKTAAVEVTATTPLDGRLSPINDGTWDPIIVLDPAQEAPDGAERLLAMAQAGRGVAALVGYPTGDRWQLQINDNSVRIEPLGQTFDRRNLTADEQTALADLVTAAKDTDGIPAELVDDPLADTAIADDPIEEADEPVEQTLFHADSPAVEGELRELPEMKLLGTLRVEGSDRPFPLRKCTELVAYLTFHRSGVEPDTLMEALWPEQPPDNERLNRHTSRTRTTLGTGPDGEPYVPYITDGRYRISKHLRSDLEHFTNHIRQADKETGDERAGRLHAALELVEGAPFSGAGNAYTWAHIDGIITHSIVAIDNAAHRLAEHALDNDDPDEARWAARKGLLATGACEACYRNLMRAAAAEGNQVAFEATYKELLAVLDADDGPDASAYLDPETIDLYEQERRRGRRQAG
- a CDS encoding ribonuclease H-like domain-containing protein, whose amino-acid sequence is MLWNLGPAKADGLAKVGITTITQLAEADPNTLLGELTDAGIRHSMEDLRGWQAHIAAYRTQAPVVFNRLEVPEPPYYLLDTEYDTTNPTSNPIFLLAIGTVPPSGDLEKPRTWWAPTPELEHQALVNLREVIDDNPDWPIVTYHGSNADLPRLREAQHRFGIVDITEQITVRHVDMFLAVKAALRLPTAQLSLKAVEPFAGIEREGSLADAESALAAYKRIRRRPDQGAIAALVTYAAEDIVGLAEVLTYLREISGSVCSP
- a CDS encoding TIGR02391 family protein, coding for METNQPPVAFTAETVEMITRTLGQAVTGGQIPNLIARLKVSEPPGEERNTKWKRLFNAVAEAQNRQRDGRPLLRLIGDVMQPVRFDSPEDFEAHRTAVNERLVLSGYMVREDGKVGRVRAARTLAEAQERADALRTELSRRGVHPDVLRFCRAELLQRNYFHAVLEACKSVAQKLRDLTGHAGDGAPLVDATCSLASGPILAFNSLSTAWERSEQNGLATLLKGLFGTFRNPTAHAPKVLWATDQAEALDMLTLASMLHRRLDAATTNPAANARS